From Eptesicus fuscus isolate TK198812 chromosome 13, DD_ASM_mEF_20220401, whole genome shotgun sequence, the proteins below share one genomic window:
- the SART1 gene encoding U4/U6.U5 tri-snRNP-associated protein 1 has product MGSSKKHRGEKEAAGTTAAAGTGGATEQPPRHREHKKHKHRSGGSGGSGGERRKRSRERGAERGGGRRGSETEARSGAHGRERSQAEPSERRVKREKRDDGYEAAASSKTSSGDASSLSIEETNKLRAKLGLKPLEVNAVKKEAGTKEEPVAADVINPMVLRQREELREKLAAAKEKRLLNQKLGKIKTLGEDDPWLDDTAAWIERSRQLQKEKDLAEKRAKLLEEMDQEFGVSTLVEEEFGQRRQDLYSARDLQGLTVEHAIDSFQEGQTMILTLKDKGVLQEEEDVLVNVNLVDKERAEKNVELRKKKPDYLPYAEDESVDDLAQQKPRSILSKYDEELEGERPHSFRLEQGGTADGLRERELEEIRTKLRLQAQSLSMVGPRLASEYLTPEEMVTFKKTKRKVKKIRKKEKETVVRADDLLPLGDQTQDGDFGSRLRGRGRRRVPEGNEEAPEEEEEKEPVSQPPPSDDTRVENMDISDEEEGGPPPGSPELLEEDEAELELQKQLEKGRRLRQLQQLHQLRDSGEKVVEIVKKLESRQRGWEEDEDPERKGTIVFNATSEFCRTLGEIPTYGLAGNREEQEELMDFERDEERSANGGSESDGEENIGWSTVNLDEEKQHQDFSASSTTILDEEPIVNRGLAAALLLCQNKGLLETTVQKVARVKAPNKSLPSAVYCIEDKMAIDDKYSRREEYRGFTQDFKEKDGYKPDVKIEYVDETGRKLTPKEAFRQLSHRFHGKGSGKMKTERRMKKLDEEALLKKMSSSDTPLGTVALLQEKQKAQKTPYIVLSGSGKSMNANTITK; this is encoded by the exons ATGGGGTCGTCAAAGAAGCACCGCGGGGAGAAGGAGGCGGCCGGGACCACGGCGGCGGCCGGCACCGGGGGCGCCACCGAGCAGCCGCCGCGACACCGAGAGCACAAAAAACACAAGCACCGGAGTggtggcagcggcggcagcggcggcgaaCGACGGAAGCGGAGCCGGGAACGGGGGGCCGAGCgcgggggcgggcggcgcgggtCTGAGACTGAGGCCCGCAGCGGTGCGCACGGGCGGGAGCGCAGCCAGGCCGAGCCCTCCGAGCGGCGCGTGAAGCGGGAGAAGCGGGACGATGGCTACGAGGccg CTGCCAGTTCCAAAACTAGCTCCGGAGATGCCTCGTCCCTTAGCATCGAGGAGACCAA TAAACTCCGGGCAAAGCTGGGGCTGAAACCCTTGGAAGTCAATGCCGTCAAGAAGG AGGCGGGCACCAAGGAGGAGCCCGTGGCAGCCGATGTCATCAACCCCATGGTCTTGCGACAGCGAGAGGAGCTGCGAGAAAAGCTGGCAGCTGCCAAAGAGAAGCGCCTCCTGAACCAAAagctggg GAAGATAAAGACTCTGGGGGAGGATGACCCCTGGCTGGATGACACTGCAGCCTGGATCGAGAGGAGCCGGCAGCTGCAGAAGGAGAAGGACTTGGCAGAGAAGAGg GCCAAGCTGCTGGAGGAGATGGACCAGGAGTTTGGTGTCAGCACTCTGGTGGAGGAGGAGTTCGGGCAGAGGCGGCAG gACCTGTACAGTGCCCGGGACCTGCAGGGCCTCACTGTGGAGCATGCCATTGACTCCTTCCAAGAAGGGCAGACTATGATCCTTACCCTGAAGGACAAAG gcgtgctgcaggaggaggaggacgtgCTGGTGAACGTGAACCTGGTGGATAAGGAGCGGGCGGAGAAGAACGTGGAGCTGCGGAAGAAAAAGCCCGACTACCTGCCCTACGCAGAGGATGAGAGTGTGGACGACCTGGCACAG CAAAAGCCCCGCTCTATCCTGTCCAAGTACGATGAGGAGCTGGAGGGTGAGCGGCCGCACTCCTTCCGTTTGGAGCAGGGCGGCACTGCCGATGGCCTTCGGGAGCGGGAGCTGGAAGAGATCCGCACCAAGCTGCGGCTGCAAGCTCAGTCCCTGAGCATGGTCGGGCCGCGGCTCGCCTCCGAGTACCTCACGCCAGAGGAGATG gtgACCTTTAAAAAGACCAAGCGGAAGGTGAAGAAGATccgaaagaaggagaaggagacggTAGTGCGGGCTGACGACTTGCTGCCTCTTGGGGACCAGACTCAAGATGGGGACTTTGGTTCCAG ACTGCGGGGCCGGGGTCGGCGCCGCGTGCCCGAGGGAAACGAGGAGgccccagaggaggaggaagagaaggagcctGTGTCTCAGCCCCCACCGTCCGATGACACTCGAGTGGAAAACATGGATATCAGTGATGAGG AGGAGGGCGGGCCGCCACCTGGGTCCCCAGAGCTGCTGGAGGAGGATGAGGCGGAGCTGGAGCTGCAGAAGCAGCTGGAGAAGGGCCGCCGGTTGCGGCAGCTGCAGCAGCTACACCAGCTGCGAGACAGCGGCGAGAAG GTGGTGGAGATTGTGAAGAAGCTGGAGTCCCGCCAGCGGGGTTGGGAGGAGGATGAGGATCCGGAGCGGAAGGGGACCATCGTGTTCAACGCCACGTCGGAGTTCTGCCGCACCTTGGGGGAGATCCCCACGTACGGGCTGGCCGGCAAccgggaggagcaggaggagctcaTG GACTTCGAACGGGACGAGGAACGCTCGGCCAATGGTGGCTCTGAGTCTGACGGGGAGGAGAACATTGGCTGGAGCACAGTCAACCTGGATGAGGAGAAGCAGCATCAGGAT ttctctgcctcctccaccaccatCCTGGACGAGGAGCCCATCGTGAATAGAGGGCTGGCAGCCGCGCTGCTCCTGTGTCAGAACAAAG GACTGCTGGAGACGACAGTGCAGAAGGTGGCCCGGGTGAAGGCGCCCAACAAGTCCCTGCCGTCAGCGGTGTACTGCATTGAGGACAAGAT GGCCATCGATGACAAGTATAGCCGGCGGGAGGAGTACCGGGGCTTCACCCAGGACTTCAAGGAGAAGGACGGCTACAAGCCTGATGTTAAGATCGAGTATGTGGATGAGACGGGCCGAAAACTCACACCCAAGGAG GCTTTCCGACAGCTGTCCCACCGCTTCCACGGCAAAGGCTCGGGCAAGATGAAGACAGAGCGGAGGATGAAGAAGCTGGACGAGGAGGCG CTGCTGAAGAAGATGAGCTCCAGCGACACACCCCTGGGCACTGTGGCTTTGCTCCAGGAAAAGCAGAAGGCCCAGAAGACCCCGTACATCGTGCTCAGCGGCAGTGGCAAGAGCATGAACGC GAACACCATCACCAAGTGA
- the TSGA10IP gene encoding testis-specific protein 10-interacting protein isoform X1, translating to MLNTHQQLVRTTSGSAGQDPRLQAPGMGTGLLKLLSGIDQAEQRRLGSGNRVIWSQRQRAQSGGPTAKKDQKDRRPRSWNKKGHGSAEAEDLFLSSPRKPSFPFQWAWESYTAEGQAPRQPGSLSAPAAPQHKFSRKCTDSSSEARDLFWKMKVRNLERRQQLEAWDVSMPSGQGEGQELELPSECGLQPPYKKSGSGLESEEAAEEEAEEAESGLSSGELPQPPRRRSMLEEEWFESEETEEAEEAEEAEEAEEDEHRAPRRRRAGSRRKGWNACVEASEERELQCPRSNPSSSDPQGPQRRKARATELEGMWDLEKMKKQLEQNLERGLKKHPWKAWRIAVQNYNRCGKAQALGEDETLFASFPTRTFHKRQEANRSMLQAWERRQQEEQQQAEQRRTREQQVQQQVARCLATYAPRSQGLGAAQRKLEELRRQERQRFAEYQAELQGIQHRVQARPFLFQQAMQTNARLTATRRFSQVLSALGLDEEQLLAEARKGDAKGTSRKPRSQRPTGERMEHSSQSPPETGTTGRQPERHSTPSLDWGSSPLDKN from the exons ATGTTAAACACCCACCAACAGTTGGTCAGGACCACATCGGGGAGCGCAGGGCAGgaccccaggctccaggctccagggaTGGGCACAGGGCTGCTCAAGCTTCTGTCCGGCATCGACCAGGCTGAGCAG aggaggctggggagtgGTAATCGTGTCATTTGGAGTCAGCGGCAGAGAGCTCAGAGTGGAGGGCCGACGGCAAAGAAGGACCAGAAGGACCGGAGGCCCAGAAGCTGGAACAAGAAAGGGCACGGCTCTGCTGAGGCTGAGGA tctctttctctcttctcctcggaagccctccttccctttccaatGGGCCTGGGAGAGCTACACCGCAGAGGGCCAGGCTCCACGCCAGCCCGGCTCCCTCTCCGCCCCGGCGGCCCCGCAGCACAAGTTCAGCCGTAAGTGCACGGACAGCTCTTCAGAGGCCCGTGACTTATTCTGGAAGATGAAGGTGCGAAACCTGGAGAGGAGACAGCAGCTCGAGGCCTGGGACGTCTCCATGCCTTCCGGCCAAGGGGAGGGCCAAGAGCTGGAGCTGCCCAGTGAGTGTGGCCTGCAGCCGCCCTACAAGAAGTCAGGATCAGGGTTGGAGTCTGAGGAGGCTgctgaggaggaagctgaggaggCTGAGAGTGGTCTGAGTTCTGGGGAactgccccagcctcccaggaGGAGGTCGATGTTGGAGGAGGAATGGTTTGAGTCAGAGGAGACAGAGGAGGccgaggaggctgaggaggccgaggaggctgaggaggacgAGCACAGGGCCCCCCGCAGGAGGAGGGCGGGTTCTCGGAGAAAGGGGTGGAATGCCTGCGTGGAGGCCTCCGAGGAGCGTGAACTGCAGTGCCCACGGAGCAATCCCAGCTCCAGTGACCCCCAAGGGCCGCAGAGGCGGAAGGCAagagccacggagctggaagggATGTGGGACCTGGAGAAGATGAAGAAGCAGTTAGAGCAAAACTTGGAACGTG GCCTCAAAAAGCATCCCTGGAAGGCGTGGCGGATTGCCGTCCAAAACTACAACCGCTGTGGgaaggcccaggccctgggagaaGACGAGACACTGTTTGCCAGCTTCCCTACCCGCACCTTCCACAAACGGCAGGAGGCCAACAG aAGCATGCTGCAGGCCtgggagcggcggcagcaggaggagcagcagcaggctgAGCAGCGGAGGACCCGGGAGCAGCAGGTACAGCAGCAGGTGGCCCGCTGCCTGGCAACCTATGCACCCAGGAGTCAAGGGCTGGGGGCTGCCCAACGCAAGCTGGAGGAGCTGAG GCGCCAGGAGCGGCAGCGCTTTGCTGAGTACCAGGCCGAGCTGCAGGGCATCCAGCACAGGGTGCAGGCCCGGCCCTTCCTGTTCCAGCAGGCCATGCAG ACCAATGCCCGGCTCACGGCGACCCGGCGCTTCTCCCAGGTGCTGTCGGCTCTGGGGCTGGATGAGGAACAGCTGCTGGCTGAGGCTCGGAAGGGGGATGCCAAGGGCACTTCCCGGAAACCCAG GAGCCAACGACCAACAGGGGAGAGGATGGAGCACTCTTCTCAGAGCCCCCCCGAGACAGGAACCACTGGCCGCCAGCCTGAGAGGCACTCCACCCCAAGCCTGGACTGGGGATCCAGTCCCTTAGATAAAAATTAA
- the TSGA10IP gene encoding testis-specific protein 10-interacting protein isoform X2: MGLDRGPQATPPTRQGFTGDLKRRLGSGNRVIWSQRQRAQSGGPTAKKDQKDRRPRSWNKKGHGSAEAEDLFLSSPRKPSFPFQWAWESYTAEGQAPRQPGSLSAPAAPQHKFSRKCTDSSSEARDLFWKMKVRNLERRQQLEAWDVSMPSGQGEGQELELPSECGLQPPYKKSGSGLESEEAAEEEAEEAESGLSSGELPQPPRRRSMLEEEWFESEETEEAEEAEEAEEAEEDEHRAPRRRRAGSRRKGWNACVEASEERELQCPRSNPSSSDPQGPQRRKARATELEGMWDLEKMKKQLEQNLERGLKKHPWKAWRIAVQNYNRCGKAQALGEDETLFASFPTRTFHKRQEANRSMLQAWERRQQEEQQQAEQRRTREQQVQQQVARCLATYAPRSQGLGAAQRKLEELRRQERQRFAEYQAELQGIQHRVQARPFLFQQAMQTNARLTATRRFSQVLSALGLDEEQLLAEARKGDAKGTSRKPRSQRPTGERMEHSSQSPPETGTTGRQPERHSTPSLDWGSSPLDKN, translated from the exons aggaggctggggagtgGTAATCGTGTCATTTGGAGTCAGCGGCAGAGAGCTCAGAGTGGAGGGCCGACGGCAAAGAAGGACCAGAAGGACCGGAGGCCCAGAAGCTGGAACAAGAAAGGGCACGGCTCTGCTGAGGCTGAGGA tctctttctctcttctcctcggaagccctccttccctttccaatGGGCCTGGGAGAGCTACACCGCAGAGGGCCAGGCTCCACGCCAGCCCGGCTCCCTCTCCGCCCCGGCGGCCCCGCAGCACAAGTTCAGCCGTAAGTGCACGGACAGCTCTTCAGAGGCCCGTGACTTATTCTGGAAGATGAAGGTGCGAAACCTGGAGAGGAGACAGCAGCTCGAGGCCTGGGACGTCTCCATGCCTTCCGGCCAAGGGGAGGGCCAAGAGCTGGAGCTGCCCAGTGAGTGTGGCCTGCAGCCGCCCTACAAGAAGTCAGGATCAGGGTTGGAGTCTGAGGAGGCTgctgaggaggaagctgaggaggCTGAGAGTGGTCTGAGTTCTGGGGAactgccccagcctcccaggaGGAGGTCGATGTTGGAGGAGGAATGGTTTGAGTCAGAGGAGACAGAGGAGGccgaggaggctgaggaggccgaggaggctgaggaggacgAGCACAGGGCCCCCCGCAGGAGGAGGGCGGGTTCTCGGAGAAAGGGGTGGAATGCCTGCGTGGAGGCCTCCGAGGAGCGTGAACTGCAGTGCCCACGGAGCAATCCCAGCTCCAGTGACCCCCAAGGGCCGCAGAGGCGGAAGGCAagagccacggagctggaagggATGTGGGACCTGGAGAAGATGAAGAAGCAGTTAGAGCAAAACTTGGAACGTG GCCTCAAAAAGCATCCCTGGAAGGCGTGGCGGATTGCCGTCCAAAACTACAACCGCTGTGGgaaggcccaggccctgggagaaGACGAGACACTGTTTGCCAGCTTCCCTACCCGCACCTTCCACAAACGGCAGGAGGCCAACAG aAGCATGCTGCAGGCCtgggagcggcggcagcaggaggagcagcagcaggctgAGCAGCGGAGGACCCGGGAGCAGCAGGTACAGCAGCAGGTGGCCCGCTGCCTGGCAACCTATGCACCCAGGAGTCAAGGGCTGGGGGCTGCCCAACGCAAGCTGGAGGAGCTGAG GCGCCAGGAGCGGCAGCGCTTTGCTGAGTACCAGGCCGAGCTGCAGGGCATCCAGCACAGGGTGCAGGCCCGGCCCTTCCTGTTCCAGCAGGCCATGCAG ACCAATGCCCGGCTCACGGCGACCCGGCGCTTCTCCCAGGTGCTGTCGGCTCTGGGGCTGGATGAGGAACAGCTGCTGGCTGAGGCTCGGAAGGGGGATGCCAAGGGCACTTCCCGGAAACCCAG GAGCCAACGACCAACAGGGGAGAGGATGGAGCACTCTTCTCAGAGCCCCCCCGAGACAGGAACCACTGGCCGCCAGCCTGAGAGGCACTCCACCCCAAGCCTGGACTGGGGATCCAGTCCCTTAGATAAAAATTAA